The Edaphobacter sp. 12200R-103 genome contains a region encoding:
- a CDS encoding glycoside hydrolase family 15 protein translates to MSALSENYRWLHDDGAAFGAPGLEPRWTSSRKDAVGTAYSASSRVWYTMSHGTLNEIYYPTIDRPQTRDMELLFSDGETFCHEEKRDLRYEFEYIDGDALAVRMKGHEAGGRYRVTKVVIANPHFSSVLMRVKIEGEEEVLKRMKCYALLAPHLNGGGAGNSARSVDVAGKRCLVAWKENTSLAMGADCGFTRSSCGFVGASDGYQDLFDDMRMTWQFGEALNGNIAVTGEVDIASNREFTIALSFGDGNHAALAGMMQSLATPFTDHLSRFLLQWSRVSSPERLAAEATDGGKLARISHNILLAHEDKTFSGAFIASASIPWGASRGDYDLGGYHLVWTRDMVQTATALLACDHEETALRALVYLACTQRPDGSFAQNFWIDGTPYWQGIQLDEVAFPIMLAWRLWKREKLGTFQIFPFVERAAAFLVKYVPVTQQERWEETAGYSPSTLAAVIAGLLCAADIARAHGSLELASFWEGYADWIEAHLDEWTTTNEGVLHPEIRRHYVRIQPPEPGEPFHDDSVPVGSFRIANRGPGEKNVFEAREVVDAGFLELVRYGIRRPDDPLIVDSLKVIDHVIKKDTPFGPCWRRYNHDGYGQRKDGGPYEGWGQGRAWPLLTGERAHYELAAGRSCSKLTTAIEKFSSKGGMLPEQIWDEADLPAEGMYHGRSAGAAQPLAWAHSEYLKLLRSLADGEVFDKIPIVAERYAVAQGSRTFTNHRQIYSAGRPVHSVQAGQILRIVDAERFRVVYTTDNWATVQEANSKLVSQWAAYVDIPTLASQRGKIIFTKVWPQEGERDRWLGRNVEIEILPVPDRSVG, encoded by the coding sequence ATGAGCGCACTTTCTGAGAACTACCGCTGGCTGCACGATGACGGCGCGGCATTTGGCGCGCCTGGACTGGAACCAAGGTGGACATCGAGCAGAAAGGATGCTGTCGGGACGGCGTACTCCGCGTCGAGCAGGGTCTGGTACACGATGTCCCACGGAACCCTGAACGAGATCTATTATCCCACCATCGACCGTCCGCAGACCCGTGATATGGAACTGCTGTTCAGCGATGGCGAGACCTTCTGCCACGAAGAAAAGCGCGACCTTCGGTATGAGTTTGAATACATCGACGGAGATGCGCTGGCAGTGCGGATGAAGGGACACGAAGCGGGCGGGCGTTATCGTGTGACCAAGGTCGTGATTGCGAACCCGCACTTCTCCTCCGTATTGATGCGCGTCAAGATCGAGGGCGAGGAAGAGGTCCTGAAACGAATGAAGTGCTACGCGCTTCTGGCTCCGCACCTGAACGGCGGAGGAGCGGGGAACTCAGCGCGGAGTGTGGATGTTGCGGGCAAGCGCTGTCTCGTGGCCTGGAAGGAGAACACTTCACTCGCGATGGGGGCCGATTGCGGCTTTACGCGATCTTCCTGCGGTTTCGTGGGAGCAAGTGACGGCTACCAGGATCTGTTCGACGATATGCGAATGACCTGGCAGTTCGGAGAGGCGCTCAATGGCAATATCGCCGTGACTGGAGAAGTTGATATTGCATCCAACCGCGAATTCACGATCGCGCTGTCGTTTGGCGATGGGAATCATGCTGCACTGGCCGGGATGATGCAGAGCCTAGCGACTCCGTTTACCGATCACCTTTCCCGCTTCCTGCTGCAATGGAGTCGTGTATCTTCGCCCGAACGGTTAGCAGCGGAGGCGACCGATGGTGGAAAGCTGGCGAGGATCAGCCACAATATTCTGCTGGCGCACGAAGACAAGACGTTCTCCGGAGCATTCATCGCTTCAGCTTCCATTCCCTGGGGAGCGTCGAGAGGCGACTATGACCTGGGCGGTTACCACCTGGTATGGACGCGCGACATGGTGCAGACCGCGACTGCGCTGCTGGCATGTGACCATGAGGAGACAGCATTAAGGGCACTGGTCTATCTTGCCTGCACGCAACGGCCTGACGGTAGCTTTGCGCAGAACTTCTGGATCGATGGCACACCCTACTGGCAGGGAATTCAGCTGGACGAAGTAGCGTTTCCCATCATGCTTGCATGGCGTCTGTGGAAACGCGAGAAGCTGGGAACCTTTCAGATATTCCCCTTCGTGGAGCGGGCTGCGGCCTTCCTGGTGAAATATGTCCCAGTCACCCAGCAGGAGCGCTGGGAGGAGACGGCGGGATACTCTCCATCGACCCTGGCGGCAGTGATCGCCGGGCTTCTGTGTGCTGCCGACATTGCACGGGCGCATGGCTCGCTCGAGCTGGCTTCGTTCTGGGAAGGATATGCAGACTGGATTGAGGCGCATCTGGACGAGTGGACCACGACCAATGAGGGTGTTCTGCACCCGGAGATCAGACGGCATTATGTCCGTATTCAACCGCCTGAGCCTGGCGAGCCGTTTCATGACGACAGCGTACCTGTGGGCTCTTTCCGCATTGCCAATCGTGGTCCAGGCGAAAAGAACGTCTTCGAGGCGCGCGAGGTGGTCGACGCAGGATTTCTCGAACTGGTGCGTTATGGCATCCGCCGGCCGGACGATCCGCTGATTGTGGATTCACTGAAAGTGATCGATCACGTCATTAAAAAAGATACGCCGTTCGGCCCCTGTTGGAGACGTTACAACCATGACGGCTACGGACAGAGAAAGGACGGTGGCCCATATGAGGGATGGGGACAGGGACGCGCATGGCCTCTGCTGACCGGTGAGCGGGCGCACTATGAACTGGCCGCCGGGCGAAGCTGCAGCAAGCTGACGACCGCGATTGAGAAGTTCAGCTCCAAAGGCGGCATGTTGCCGGAACAGATCTGGGACGAAGCCGATCTCCCTGCAGAGGGCATGTATCATGGCCGATCTGCAGGTGCCGCGCAGCCTCTGGCGTGGGCGCACTCGGAGTACCTGAAGCTTCTGCGCTCGCTGGCCGATGGAGAGGTTTTCGACAAGATTCCCATCGTCGCGGAGCGATATGCCGTCGCTCAGGGAAGCAGGACATTTACAAACCACAGACAGATCTACTCCGCGGGACGCCCGGTTCACAGTGTGCAGGCAGGTCAAATCCTGAGAATTGTGGATGCGGAGAGGTTCCGGGTTGTCTATACAACCGATAACTGGGCCACCGTTCAGGAGGCGAACTCAAAGTTGGTGAGCCAGTGGGCAGCGTATGTGGATATCCCCACCCTTGCAAGCCAGCGAGGGAAGATTATTTTTACCAAGGTGTGGCCACAGGAAGGCGAACGAGATCGATGGTTGGGGCGGAATGTTGAGATCGAGATCCTTCCCGTTCCGGACCGATCGGTCGGCTAA
- the zwf gene encoding glucose-6-phosphate dehydrogenase yields the protein MATTQVQVSPDKAAAARNSERTPDPCIVVIFGASGDLTKRKLLPALYHLEQGGLLPEDFAVLGVARRPLEKSFAPDMKEGIVAGGGVEEAEPKLAPFVDRIQYYAMNFDDDGGYEGLKKKLAEMDSKYKTRGNRLFYLATAPEYFSDIINFLGKHSMAQPEEGKDGKAPWVRTIIEKPFGHDLESAKALNDEVNKVFNEDQIFRIDHYLGKETVQNILVFRFANGIFENVWNRNYIDHVEITAAESIGIEGRGPFYEQAGALRDVVQNHVMELLSFVAMEPPVSFQADAVRAEKVKVWKAITPIHPADTVRGQYGPGIVDGKAVPGYRQEDRVHPRSQTETYAALRLEIENWRWAGVPFYIRAGKRLPKRVTEITVQFKQPPMLLFKGGECHDSSGIKPNLISMRIQPDEGISLRFGAKLPGPSMDISPVQMNFSYADAFGKSSANGYERLLLDAMLGDGTLFAHRDGVEATWALMTPILKAWSETPVKDFPNYAAGTWGPSAADALLESEGRKWRKL from the coding sequence ATGGCAACAACACAAGTTCAAGTAAGTCCTGACAAGGCGGCAGCAGCCCGCAACAGCGAACGCACGCCGGACCCATGCATCGTCGTCATCTTCGGCGCATCGGGCGACCTTACCAAGCGCAAGCTACTGCCTGCGCTCTATCATCTGGAGCAGGGCGGCCTGCTTCCTGAGGACTTCGCCGTGCTAGGCGTGGCGCGCCGTCCACTCGAAAAGAGCTTTGCGCCCGATATGAAAGAGGGCATCGTCGCTGGCGGTGGCGTCGAAGAGGCCGAGCCCAAGCTGGCTCCCTTCGTCGACCGCATTCAGTACTACGCAATGAACTTCGACGACGATGGCGGCTACGAAGGCCTGAAGAAGAAGCTGGCTGAGATGGACAGCAAGTACAAAACGCGCGGCAATCGCCTCTTCTACCTGGCGACGGCGCCCGAGTACTTCTCCGACATCATCAACTTTCTTGGCAAGCACAGCATGGCGCAGCCGGAGGAAGGCAAGGACGGCAAGGCTCCCTGGGTCAGGACCATCATCGAGAAGCCCTTCGGTCACGATCTTGAGTCAGCAAAGGCGCTCAATGATGAGGTCAACAAGGTTTTTAATGAAGACCAGATCTTCCGCATCGATCATTATCTCGGCAAGGAGACCGTGCAGAACATCCTGGTCTTCCGCTTCGCCAATGGCATCTTCGAGAACGTCTGGAACCGCAACTACATCGATCATGTCGAGATCACCGCTGCCGAGTCGATCGGCATAGAAGGCCGCGGCCCGTTCTACGAGCAGGCAGGCGCGCTCCGCGACGTCGTGCAGAACCACGTGATGGAACTGCTCAGCTTTGTCGCGATGGAGCCCCCCGTCTCTTTCCAGGCGGACGCTGTACGCGCGGAGAAGGTGAAGGTCTGGAAGGCGATCACACCCATTCATCCCGCCGACACCGTTCGCGGACAGTATGGCCCCGGCATCGTCGACGGAAAGGCGGTTCCCGGCTACCGCCAGGAGGATCGCGTGCATCCGCGCTCGCAGACTGAGACCTATGCTGCTCTTCGTCTCGAGATCGAGAACTGGCGCTGGGCAGGCGTTCCCTTCTACATCCGTGCGGGCAAGCGTCTCCCAAAGCGAGTCACTGAGATTACAGTGCAGTTCAAACAGCCGCCGATGCTTCTCTTCAAGGGTGGTGAGTGCCACGACTCGAGCGGCATCAAGCCGAACCTGATCTCCATGCGCATTCAGCCCGACGAGGGAATCTCGTTGCGCTTCGGCGCCAAGCTGCCTGGGCCGAGCATGGACATCAGCCCCGTTCAGATGAACTTCAGCTACGCTGACGCCTTTGGCAAGTCTTCGGCCAATGGCTACGAGCGCCTGCTGCTCGACGCCATGCTGGGTGATGGCACATTGTTCGCGCATCGCGATGGTGTGGAAGCTACGTGGGCCCTGATGACTCCCATTTTGAAGGCTTGGTCGGAGACCCCGGTGAAGGACTTCCCGAACTATGCCGCCGGAACCTGGGGGCCGTCCGCTGCCGATGCTCTGCTTGAATCCGAAGGACGCAAGTGGCGTAAGCTGTAA
- a CDS encoding oxidoreductase, which yields MSETRSPRIWVITGSSTGFGRLLAEEVLNTGDKVVATARKVEQVADLQQKNPDHALALPLDVTNQQQANDAVAATLKRFGRVDVLVNNAGYGVTGAVEEVSDAELEPMYATNVFGLLRVTRAFLPQLRQQRSGHILNLSSIGGLTASPGWGLYQSTKFAVEGLSEALAQELAPLGIRVTIIEPGPFRTDFLGRSGVEAKTRIDDYRNTADNARAYRAEQHGRQPGDPLKAVQAMIQVVGSPNPPLRLLLGAGALKRVRQKLEAWQKEMAAWESVTVGADFPEGT from the coding sequence ATGTCGGAGACACGCAGTCCGCGAATCTGGGTTATCACCGGAAGCTCGACCGGCTTCGGCCGGTTGCTCGCCGAAGAGGTCTTGAATACCGGTGATAAAGTGGTCGCGACGGCGCGCAAAGTGGAGCAGGTTGCCGATCTTCAGCAGAAAAATCCTGACCATGCATTGGCTCTCCCGCTGGATGTAACCAACCAGCAGCAGGCGAATGACGCAGTTGCTGCGACTCTCAAGCGCTTTGGCCGGGTCGACGTTCTGGTGAATAACGCCGGTTACGGCGTCACGGGAGCAGTCGAAGAGGTCTCGGATGCAGAGCTGGAGCCGATGTATGCGACCAACGTCTTCGGTCTGCTTCGGGTGACCCGGGCTTTCCTTCCACAGCTTCGCCAACAGCGTTCCGGACATATTCTGAACCTCTCCTCCATCGGAGGCCTGACGGCATCGCCGGGATGGGGACTCTATCAGAGCACGAAGTTCGCTGTGGAAGGCCTCTCAGAGGCCCTCGCCCAGGAGCTTGCCCCGCTGGGAATTCGCGTCACGATCATCGAGCCTGGACCGTTCCGGACGGACTTTCTGGGCCGTTCGGGCGTGGAAGCGAAGACGCGAATTGACGACTACCGTAACACTGCAGACAACGCTCGCGCGTATCGTGCAGAGCAGCACGGACGCCAGCCCGGCGATCCTCTGAAGGCCGTACAGGCGATGATCCAGGTTGTGGGCTCGCCCAATCCTCCGCTTCGTCTGCTTCTGGGCGCCGGCGCCCTCAAGCGTGTGCGGCAGAAGCTGGAGGCATGGCAAAAGGAGATGGCGGCCTGGGAGTCCGTCACCGTGGGCGCTGATTTTCCGGAGGGAACTTAA
- the tkt gene encoding transketolase codes for MSEQQTDQQNALDQLSINALRFLAVDAVEKAKSGHPGAPLGCAPIAYLLYHKLMKHDPADPLWINRDRFVLSNGHASALLYGVLHLSGYDLPMKQLESFRQWGSHTPGHPERGEAPGVEVTTGPLGQGLAMAVGIATAEKHLGAVYNRDEHAVIDHHTYVLCGDGDLMEGISHEVASLAGTLNLGKLIVLYDDNLISLDGPTELSFTENVTERFHAYHWHVQMVDDGNDLVALEAAIKAAQAETTKPSLIRVRTVIGYGSPKAGTSKVHGEALGGDAVKATKKNLGWPEDKSFYVPEEAAKNWLQAKENGKKVHEEWQKGFEAYKKAYPAPAAEFERVIKAELQSGWEKKIPTFGTEKQVATRNAGQIVMNAIESVVPELFGGAADLTASTKTIFKDSPNFHVDPKGRNVFFGVREFGMCAMVNGMAAHGGLIPFGSTFFTFSDYARNAIRIGALMSTHSLFIFTHDSVGLGEDGPTHQPVEQLMSLRLIPQLTDFRPADANETAACWQLALERKSASFMALSRQDLPVLDLAKYKVFEGARKGAYVLQGDGKDIILIGTGSEVSLVLKAAEELKAAGINATVVSMPSFKLFEEQDDAYRASIFPENTPKLAVEAGSTMGWYKYVGHNGGVIGLDRFGASAPGPIAMEKLGISVAHVVEKAKQLVKK; via the coding sequence ATGAGCGAACAGCAGACCGATCAGCAGAATGCGCTTGACCAGCTCTCCATCAATGCGCTTCGTTTTCTCGCCGTCGATGCGGTGGAAAAAGCAAAGTCAGGCCATCCTGGCGCGCCACTTGGCTGCGCTCCTATCGCTTACCTGCTGTATCACAAGCTGATGAAGCACGATCCGGCCGATCCGCTCTGGATCAATCGCGATCGTTTCGTTCTGTCCAACGGCCATGCTTCGGCCCTGCTCTATGGCGTTCTGCACCTTAGCGGCTACGACCTTCCGATGAAGCAGCTGGAGTCTTTCCGCCAGTGGGGATCGCATACGCCGGGCCATCCGGAGCGTGGTGAAGCCCCTGGTGTTGAAGTGACTACCGGCCCGCTCGGTCAGGGTCTGGCCATGGCAGTCGGTATCGCCACCGCCGAGAAGCATCTTGGTGCGGTCTACAACCGCGACGAGCACGCCGTGATCGACCACCACACCTACGTCCTCTGCGGCGACGGCGACCTGATGGAGGGCATCTCGCACGAGGTTGCTTCGCTTGCGGGAACCCTGAACCTGGGCAAGCTGATCGTTCTGTATGACGACAACCTGATCTCGCTGGATGGTCCCACGGAGCTGAGCTTTACCGAGAACGTCACGGAGCGATTCCACGCCTATCACTGGCATGTCCAGATGGTCGATGATGGCAACGATCTGGTTGCTCTCGAAGCTGCCATCAAGGCGGCGCAGGCAGAGACGACCAAGCCCTCGCTGATCCGCGTACGGACGGTGATCGGTTACGGAAGCCCGAAGGCCGGCACCAGCAAGGTGCACGGAGAGGCTCTCGGCGGAGACGCTGTGAAGGCAACCAAGAAGAACCTCGGCTGGCCCGAGGACAAGAGCTTCTACGTTCCTGAAGAGGCCGCAAAGAACTGGCTTCAGGCCAAGGAGAACGGCAAGAAAGTTCACGAAGAATGGCAGAAGGGATTTGAGGCCTACAAGAAGGCCTATCCTGCTCCGGCAGCCGAGTTTGAGCGTGTTATCAAGGCCGAGCTTCAGTCCGGATGGGAGAAGAAGATTCCCACCTTCGGCACGGAGAAGCAGGTAGCGACCCGCAACGCCGGCCAGATCGTAATGAACGCAATTGAAAGCGTTGTGCCTGAACTCTTCGGCGGAGCAGCCGATCTGACCGCTTCGACCAAGACGATCTTCAAGGACTCGCCGAACTTCCATGTCGATCCCAAGGGCCGCAACGTTTTCTTTGGCGTTCGTGAGTTCGGCATGTGCGCTATGGTCAATGGAATGGCTGCTCATGGCGGTCTGATTCCCTTCGGTTCAACCTTTTTCACCTTCTCCGACTATGCCCGCAATGCCATCCGCATCGGCGCGCTGATGAGCACGCATTCGCTGTTCATCTTCACGCACGACTCCGTCGGCCTGGGCGAGGATGGACCCACCCATCAACCTGTCGAGCAACTCATGTCTCTGCGCCTCATCCCGCAGCTGACCGACTTCCGTCCGGCGGATGCGAACGAGACAGCAGCCTGCTGGCAGCTTGCGCTGGAGCGCAAGAGCGCCAGCTTTATGGCGCTCTCGCGCCAGGATCTTCCGGTGCTCGATCTTGCGAAGTACAAGGTCTTCGAGGGCGCGCGCAAGGGCGCTTATGTGCTTCAGGGCGACGGCAAGGACATCATCCTGATCGGTACCGGCTCTGAGGTTTCGCTCGTCCTGAAGGCTGCGGAAGAACTGAAGGCCGCCGGCATCAACGCGACGGTAGTTTCCATGCCCAGCTTTAAGCTCTTCGAAGAGCAGGACGATGCTTACAGGGCATCCATCTTCCCTGAGAACACTCCAAAGCTGGCAGTAGAAGCAGGCTCGACGATGGGTTGGTACAAGTACGTCGGTCACAACGGTGGAGTCATCGGGCTGGACCGCTTTGGCGCCTCTGCTCCAGGGCCCATCGCGATGGAGAAGTTGGGTATCAGTGTGGCCCACGTCGTTGAGAAGGCAAAGCAACTGGTGAAGAAATAG
- the gnd gene encoding phosphogluconate dehydrogenase (NAD(+)-dependent, decarboxylating) translates to MELGLIGLGKMGFNMAERLRLAGHKVVGFDFNKETTARLTQTGSLGVNSLEDLVKNLSAPRAIWIMVPSGDPVDQTIAKLEPLLEKGDTIIDGGNSNYKDTQRRHAEVTKKGFEYVDCGTSGGVWGLQEGYSMMIGGDKAPVERLTPIFQTLAPSPTEGWGHVGPSGAGHFVKMVHNGIEYGLMQAYAEGFSIMKAKKELGLDLTQIAHVWQKGSVVRSWLLDLTADALDRNPTLAGLEAWVPDSGEGRWTVMEAIDLNISAPVITESLIRRLRSREENNFTDRMISIMRGAFGGHEVKKA, encoded by the coding sequence ATGGAACTTGGACTTATCGGCCTTGGCAAGATGGGATTCAATATGGCCGAGCGGCTCCGGCTGGCTGGACATAAGGTTGTGGGCTTCGACTTTAACAAGGAAACGACTGCCAGGCTCACGCAGACTGGATCCCTGGGTGTGAACTCTCTGGAAGATCTGGTGAAGAATCTCTCCGCTCCGCGCGCCATCTGGATCATGGTTCCCTCGGGCGATCCCGTCGATCAGACCATTGCAAAGCTGGAGCCTCTGCTTGAAAAAGGCGATACCATCATCGACGGTGGGAACTCGAACTACAAAGACACCCAGCGGCGCCATGCCGAGGTGACAAAGAAGGGTTTTGAGTACGTCGATTGCGGAACCTCGGGAGGCGTATGGGGCCTGCAGGAGGGCTACAGCATGATGATCGGCGGCGATAAGGCTCCAGTCGAGCGGTTAACCCCAATCTTCCAGACGCTTGCTCCATCTCCCACCGAGGGCTGGGGACACGTCGGCCCCTCAGGGGCAGGACACTTCGTCAAGATGGTTCACAATGGTATTGAGTACGGCCTGATGCAGGCGTATGCAGAAGGCTTCTCGATCATGAAGGCGAAAAAGGAGCTTGGACTGGACCTGACCCAGATTGCACACGTCTGGCAGAAGGGATCTGTAGTACGGTCGTGGCTGCTGGACCTGACGGCAGATGCTCTTGACAGGAATCCCACGTTGGCTGGCCTTGAGGCATGGGTTCCGGACTCCGGCGAGGGCCGTTGGACAGTGATGGAGGCGATCGACCTGAACATCTCGGCGCCAGTCATTACAGAGTCGTTGATTCGCAGGTTGCGCTCGCGTGAGGAGAACAACTTTACCGATCGCATGATCTCCATCATGCGCGGCGCCTTTGGCGGCCACGAGGTCAAGAAGGCTTAA
- the pgl gene encoding 6-phosphogluconolactonase — MPRPVVVTYRVSSTPAEVAKAAAELFTSAVVDAAKSRGIARVAISGGTTPKAMFALLADPAQPFVKEIPWDKLDLYWVDERCVAPDDPESNYRMTQEALLSKVPLPAERIHRMEGELNPEEAAARYEAIIRNGFRLEGAETPTFDLVLLGMGDDGHTASLFPHTDAIDDMMHIVVANHVPQKDTWRITLTWPVINQGREVVFLIEGADKAQVLHEVMQGPYQPDTYPSQIIRPASGKLTLLLDAAAADKLPEPMNGIGTLELK; from the coding sequence ATGCCGCGACCTGTCGTCGTTACCTACCGCGTCTCTTCTACTCCGGCCGAGGTTGCAAAGGCCGCCGCCGAGCTCTTCACCTCGGCCGTCGTCGATGCTGCAAAGTCACGAGGCATCGCGCGCGTTGCCATCTCCGGAGGCACTACACCAAAGGCGATGTTTGCTCTTCTTGCCGACCCTGCACAGCCCTTCGTGAAAGAGATTCCGTGGGACAAGCTCGACCTCTATTGGGTGGACGAGCGCTGCGTTGCCCCCGATGATCCGGAGTCCAACTACCGGATGACACAGGAGGCTCTGCTGTCGAAGGTTCCTCTTCCCGCTGAAAGAATTCATCGCATGGAAGGCGAATTGAACCCCGAGGAGGCGGCAGCGCGGTACGAAGCGATCATTCGCAACGGCTTCCGGCTGGAGGGTGCAGAGACACCCACCTTCGACCTCGTCCTGCTCGGGATGGGAGATGACGGTCACACCGCCTCGTTGTTCCCCCATACAGATGCAATCGACGACATGATGCACATTGTCGTCGCCAATCATGTTCCCCAGAAGGACACGTGGCGCATCACGCTGACGTGGCCGGTCATCAACCAGGGGAGGGAAGTCGTCTTCTTGATCGAAGGCGCAGACAAGGCGCAGGTGCTGCACGAGGTGATGCAGGGTCCGTATCAGCCCGACACTTATCCTTCGCAGATCATTCGACCGGCGAGTGGGAAACTGACCCTCTTGCTGGACGCTGCGGCAGCCGATAAGCTGCCAGAACCGATGAACGGAATCGGAACCCTGGAGCTGAAATAG
- the glk gene encoding glucokinase, with translation MILAGDVGGTKVHLALYDFTGGQLHPLRDKKFPAHQFSSLDEVVNEFLSGDEDTSATRREEILAACFGCPGPVRDGRLKLTNLPWVLDVRDLSRSLSIRHVFLINDLEANGYGIPELAPDKIYTLHQGDPNAEGHRGLVSAGTGLGEALLIWDGKKHNPIPSEGGHCDFAARSNREIAMLEYLRSTLKGRVSFERVVSGMGIQNIYRFLRDVEKIDEPKWLCDRMAAEDPNVVIGECAEDGSSSICFETMKTFASAYGAEAGNLALKVLAAGGTYLGGGIAPKRLKSLQNGFFMQAFLDKGRMSPLLQSIPVRIILDEACALLGAAAYAEARAAEAGGVSERAASLGKS, from the coding sequence ATGATCCTTGCTGGTGATGTCGGCGGCACAAAGGTCCACCTCGCTCTCTATGACTTTACGGGCGGGCAACTGCATCCGCTGCGCGACAAGAAATTTCCGGCTCATCAATTCTCCTCGCTCGATGAGGTCGTTAACGAATTCCTGAGTGGCGATGAAGATACGTCCGCGACCAGGCGCGAAGAGATCCTCGCGGCATGCTTCGGTTGCCCCGGCCCGGTGCGCGACGGCCGGCTGAAGCTGACGAATCTTCCCTGGGTGCTCGATGTGCGCGATCTGTCACGCTCGCTCTCCATCAGGCACGTCTTCCTTATCAACGATCTCGAGGCCAACGGTTACGGCATCCCGGAACTTGCGCCTGACAAGATTTACACCCTCCACCAGGGAGATCCCAACGCCGAGGGGCATCGCGGCCTCGTTTCGGCTGGCACCGGACTCGGCGAAGCCCTGCTGATCTGGGACGGCAAGAAACACAACCCGATTCCTTCTGAAGGCGGTCACTGCGATTTCGCTGCGCGCTCTAATCGTGAGATTGCGATGCTCGAATACCTGCGCAGCACCCTGAAGGGACGAGTCAGCTTCGAACGCGTCGTCTCCGGCATGGGCATCCAGAATATCTATCGCTTCCTGCGCGATGTAGAAAAGATCGACGAGCCAAAGTGGCTGTGCGACCGCATGGCCGCTGAAGACCCGAACGTCGTCATCGGCGAGTGCGCGGAAGATGGCTCAAGCTCCATCTGCTTTGAAACCATGAAGACCTTCGCTTCGGCCTACGGGGCAGAGGCCGGGAATCTCGCCCTTAAGGTGCTGGCGGCTGGAGGGACTTATCTTGGCGGCGGCATCGCTCCCAAACGCCTGAAATCCCTGCAAAATGGTTTCTTTATGCAGGCATTCCTGGATAAGGGCCGTATGTCGCCTCTGCTGCAGTCCATTCCGGTACGCATTATTCTCGATGAGGCCTGCGCATTGCTGGGTGCGGCTGCCTATGCCGAGGCACGCGCGGCCGAGGCGGGCGGCGTCTCCGAACGAGCGGCATCACTAGGCAAGTCTTAG